One genomic window of Roseateles sp. DAIF2 includes the following:
- a CDS encoding rhodanese-like domain-containing protein: MSLTSWRRILLCGLMSLMAFASRAADGRERLVDVAWLQAHREQVLLLDASSTSAHRAGHIPGAVSVDLYSYGVREPSRAEMAQRIRSWGVGAGRRIVIYDQGGDMMAPRLFYDLYYHGMPAEALAILDGGLHRWRAAGGAVSTEPTPAPAPGDFTPSATPREEQRSRLPEFLAATGDRGRQVLVEGLEPAYHYGAQRFFDRPGHVPHAVLMPGRDFFNEDKTFKSSAEIRRMARHLGVRPEQVVHSHCGGGVAAAVPWFALHVLAGYPQVKLYLESQHEWLRDDRGLPYWTYGEPQLRREAGWVNGWNGAMLRAFDAARLNIVDVREPGAYAQGHPPFALNLPAARLRELLGRPAELAALLGPAGVQPAHEVVLMSDSGVTPDAALAFLAFEQLGQKVSLLTESVDDWGLKGFELTKEPTRVGARRGLRDMAVPAARYEAAPLAERSRPDPLLADARAARGEYPPVFVASGRALPAAAPEGQVLHLPYAELLTAEGQPKTAGELWQRIERAGVPRYAQIVFYADDPAEAAVNYYLFRLMGWPDIRVWLR, encoded by the coding sequence CATCGCGCCGGCCATATCCCGGGCGCGGTCAGCGTGGACCTGTACAGCTATGGCGTGCGCGAGCCCTCGCGCGCCGAGATGGCGCAGCGCATCCGCTCCTGGGGCGTCGGCGCGGGGCGCCGCATCGTGATCTACGACCAGGGCGGCGACATGATGGCGCCGCGCCTGTTCTACGACCTCTACTACCACGGCATGCCGGCCGAGGCGCTGGCGATCCTGGACGGTGGTCTGCACCGCTGGCGCGCCGCCGGCGGCGCGGTCAGTACCGAGCCGACGCCGGCCCCGGCGCCCGGCGACTTCACGCCCAGCGCCACGCCGCGCGAGGAGCAGCGCAGCCGCCTGCCGGAGTTCCTGGCCGCCACCGGCGACCGCGGCCGCCAGGTGCTGGTCGAGGGGCTGGAGCCGGCCTATCACTATGGTGCGCAGCGCTTCTTCGACCGTCCCGGCCATGTGCCGCATGCGGTGCTGATGCCCGGCCGCGACTTCTTCAACGAGGACAAGACCTTCAAGTCCAGCGCCGAGATCCGGCGCATGGCGCGGCATCTGGGCGTGCGGCCCGAGCAGGTGGTGCACAGCCATTGCGGCGGCGGCGTCGCGGCCGCCGTGCCCTGGTTCGCGCTGCATGTGCTGGCCGGCTATCCGCAGGTCAAGCTGTACCTGGAGTCGCAGCATGAATGGCTGCGCGACGACCGCGGGCTGCCCTACTGGACCTATGGCGAGCCACAGCTGCGGCGCGAGGCCGGCTGGGTGAACGGCTGGAACGGCGCGATGCTGCGCGCCTTCGATGCGGCGCGGCTGAACATCGTCGATGTGCGCGAGCCCGGCGCCTATGCGCAGGGCCATCCGCCCTTCGCGCTGAACCTGCCGGCCGCGCGCCTGCGCGAGCTGCTGGGCCGGCCGGCCGAGCTGGCCGCGCTGCTGGGGCCCGCCGGCGTGCAGCCGGCCCATGAGGTGGTGCTGATGAGCGACAGCGGCGTGACGCCGGACGCGGCGCTGGCCTTCCTGGCCTTCGAGCAGCTGGGCCAGAAGGTCTCGCTGCTGACCGAGTCGGTGGACGACTGGGGCCTCAAGGGTTTCGAACTGACCAAGGAGCCGACCCGCGTCGGCGCGCGGCGCGGCCTGCGCGATATGGCGGTGCCGGCGGCCCGCTACGAGGCGGCGCCGCTGGCCGAGCGCTCGCGGCCCGATCCGCTGCTGGCCGATGCGCGCGCGGCGCGCGGTGAGTACCCGCCGGTCTTCGTCGCCTCCGGCCGGGCGCTGCCCGCGGCCGCGCCCGAAGGTCAGGTCTTGCATCTGCCCTATGCCGAGCTGCTGACCGCCGAGGGCCAGCCGAAGACCGCCGGCGAGCTGTGGCAGCGCATCGAGCGCGCCGGCGTGCCGCGCTATGCCCAGATCGTGTTCTATGCCGACGACCCGGCCGAGGCGGCGGTCAACTACTACCTGTTCCGGCTGATGGGCTGGCCCGACATCAGGGTCTGGCTACGCTGA